One window of Leptotrichia sp. oral taxon 498 genomic DNA carries:
- the rapZ gene encoding RNase adapter RapZ, with protein MEEIKKELIIITGMSGAGKSEVINFFEDREYFCIDNFPINLFQYLNEIFLSSKKRNKVAVVIDVRNQEFMEQLTEQLKILDEEEISHTMIYLDARNDVLLSRYELSRRKHPLNLYDTLLSNIKAERKMLKNFMSLADLVIDTSTLKVKDLQKLLEKEFSGKLKKININLTSFGFKYGIPLDLHLMFDVRFLPNPYYIDNLKKKTGNHIDVQNYVMGLSESQKFYEMLLQMLIYLIPCYEKEGKSHLRIGIGCSGGQHRSVTFVNKLFEDLTKREDYKIGKYHREVGEKTEIE; from the coding sequence ATGGAAGAAATAAAAAAAGAACTTATTATAATAACAGGAATGAGTGGAGCTGGGAAATCGGAAGTAATTAACTTTTTTGAAGACAGAGAGTATTTTTGTATTGACAATTTTCCTATAAATCTTTTTCAATATTTGAATGAAATTTTCTTAAGCAGCAAAAAAAGAAATAAAGTTGCTGTTGTGATAGATGTGAGAAATCAGGAATTTATGGAACAGCTTACAGAGCAGTTGAAAATATTAGACGAAGAAGAAATATCCCATACGATGATTTATTTGGATGCAAGAAACGATGTGCTGCTTAGCAGATATGAGTTGTCCCGAAGAAAACATCCGTTAAATTTGTACGATACTTTGCTTTCTAATATAAAGGCAGAGCGAAAAATGCTTAAAAATTTTATGTCTTTAGCGGATTTGGTAATTGATACCAGCACTCTTAAAGTAAAAGATTTACAAAAACTTTTGGAAAAAGAGTTTTCAGGAAAATTGAAAAAAATAAATATAAATTTAACTTCGTTTGGATTTAAGTATGGAATACCGCTAGATTTACATTTGATGTTTGATGTGAGATTTCTTCCGAATCCTTATTATATTGATAATTTAAAGAAAAAAACTGGAAATCATATAGATGTTCAAAATTATGTGATGGGACTTTCTGAAAGTCAAAAATTTTATGAGATGCTATTGCAAATGCTTATTTATTTGATACCTTGCTATGAAAAAGAAGGAAAATCACATCTTAGAATAGGAATAGGATGTTCGGGAGGGCAGCACCGTTCTGTAACTTTTGTAAATAAACTTTTTGAAGATCTTACAAAAAGAGAAGATTATAAAATTGGTAAATACCATAGGGAAGTTGGGGAAAAAACAGAAATTGAATAA
- a CDS encoding DUF4291 family protein, which yields MMYRSGWAAKQGQERILAIDLKRKGFDEIVKNAVLSSFREVSDLSKEEWKEKLENSEVRCQWDPDRDIYGNPIGRRAIQLGIKGETVKKYINDWIVNITDITDKVIEMRNRIQNGTFSESILPQEKRYILFNYTSK from the coding sequence ATGATGTACCGAAGTGGCTGGGCTGCTAAACAAGGACAGGAAAGAATACTGGCAATTGACCTGAAAAGGAAAGGATTTGATGAAATAGTAAAAAATGCTGTACTTTCATCTTTTAGAGAAGTTTCTGATTTATCTAAGGAAGAATGGAAAGAAAAACTGGAAAATTCAGAAGTAAGATGTCAATGGGATCCAGATAGAGATATTTATGGCAATCCAATAGGAAGAAGAGCAATACAGTTAGGTATAAAGGGAGAAACAGTAAAAAAATATATAAATGACTGGATTGTAAATATAACGGATATAACTGATAAAGTTATTGAGATGAGAAATAGAATTCAAAATGGAACTTTTTCGGAGTCTATACTTCCTCAAGAGAAAAGATATATATTGTTTAATTATACTTCCAAATAA